AAGACAAAACACGTAAAAACAATTATTCTCGTGgtgattttatcaaaaaaaaaaatcattctcgTGGTGATtaacaaatctatttttttttattaacaaacTATTGATTTAAGAGAAACAAGAAATCCAACAGAAGTAAAGtgtgttaataaaaaaaataaaaatttaaaaacgttACATAAAACAACTGACTACTGACCAAGTCAgaacttatttttttgtttgataaagGGCTAAGTCAGAACTTATTTTCTGTGGTGATTAACAGTAATAAGAGTACAacactataaaaataaaacgcTCTAAaccctttgtcaaaaaaataagataaaacgCTCTAatcaacatatataaataatatttgctcagaaaacatatataatatatacaaaagacAATAATGGAATTATTACACTACAAACTACTTTTATATGTATAGTTTGCAcacctttttgttttctatattgctgaatatatgtgttttaaataaaataatagtaatgtCTTATGGGCTTTTTTACACTAAAGTATGTCCACAGTGacacaaataaatttaataagcctctctcactctctcatATAAAGGGACCAAAGTACCAATCTTTTTCTCTCAAATTCCCAACTTGGCCTCTGTTTTTCTTGTTTGCTCTCTTTTATGTTCactttctcttcctcctcttctcttAAAAACCCATTTGATACTTCCAAAGTTTTCTCAGCAAGAACACAAAAATGTATGCAGATTCTGGGTTAATGCTCAGTTACATGCATAATTGTCCACCAGATTTTCAACAGATTGAAGACCTCTTCAAATCATACAAGCTCTCTGATGATGAAATGGTTTGgattttcattttctatttcACTGCATTTGGATATAGATCTTCTATTTgtgataaatttttttctttcttttttaaactGAGTTTCTAGGTTTTGGGTTCTTTTCTCCTGAAGATTCTGATAGTTTACTTTTGTCTTTTTGATGTAATGAaagttctttcttcttctttttgttttggtttatggAGTTAAAGTTGGAGTGTTTAGGAGATGAACAAAGCAAATTTGTCTACTAGTGAAGTTGATTTTCAAGAGGAAACGTTTGTGGTGTGAACTCTTAAGTGGTCACTTGATTGTAAGATATTTGTGTTCCGCTGACCTGACCATAAGTGTTTTTGGCtgctagaaaaaaaattaggattttTTTTCTAGTCAGGAGAAAAATGGAATCTTTTTGATAAAACGGAATCTTCTTCTGCAACAAAAAGccaactttttcttttccagtgagaaaaaaaaagttatctcGAAGCACTAAAGTAaccattttctattttattagtTTGAGATTTAATAATGGGAACTAGTGCTCACATGAGATTCCTTGTCCTTCAAGACTCTAAATGGGTTTGTCTTGTTTCATTGGCTCTTCCTCCactaacttttttaaaaaaaaaggatctATTCCCACAAAGATCCGTGATTCACTGTCTGAATGTCTCGAACTATGTTCTGTTTTGTGTTGCGTTATGATGTGTTGTGGTCTTTGATTCTGATGCTACTTTTTattgtgatttatttttttttaaacagaaaaACGCTTTTGCTAAGTCAACAAACATATCTGAGTATGATAtaggagaagaaggagatctATTCAAAGCTCCTGATCCAATTCTTGAAGAGCCAATCTTAGCCGTTGATCCACTCTCAGCTGCTTTGACAATGATCTCTCGCGGAGACGACTCTTCGCAAGGGCTTTGTGAGCTTCCTGACCTAGGGTCGTTGCAGAGTGGCCAAGAGCTTCTTGACAAAGCCTTTTATGAATGTGAGCAAGATCTCATGATGAAATCTGCTATGGAGTCTAGATTCTCTGACGTTTTGGACGTCAAGAACATCTCTATCGTGACGACGGCTATCGATGAGAACCAGGATTTGCAGAAGAGTGTTAGCTTGGAGAACTTGAGCTCTATGGACTGGTCACAGCATGCACGTCAAAAAGAAGCTGTTGTGGTTCAGAACTTCCCTGACTTTGCTCAGTTGGATTATGATTCTGTTTTTGGGATGCGACGAGCGTTTAGTGAAGGCGACATACAGGTTCTAACCTTTGCACAAAGTTTGTGTTCTTTTTAAGACTCTTATATGAATATGAATTGTtattttattgttgttttttgATGAGCAGAAACTTGGGACTTGCCACTTTCAGTCTCCACTGGATATGGTTATTGTGAGCTGTACTTCAGATGATCGTCGTGAGAAGCTGTCTCGATACAGGAACAAGAAGAGCAGACGAAACTTCGGGCGCAAAATCAAggtatacaaacaaaaaaacacataaaaaaaTCCTATAAATCAAGGCTGGTTTTAGGCACAACCGGATGAAACATTTGTTTTAGTCctcaattatttaaaaaaaaaagttattatacATAGGTTGCATTGTCCATAAGTTGTCAAAAAGTAATTTACCAAAATTAACctaaaaatgtttatgattCCTAAATTTCAGACCCAGCTATGATTCAAAAGACTTGAAATGAACCGTTTCGGCTTAAAATTAACTCTTCTCtgttgcattttttttttttggtttcagtaTGCTTGTAGGAAAGCTCTTGCAGATAGCCAACCAAGGATCCGAGGAAGGTTTGCCAAAACAGAGGAGAGGAAGTAGAATGGTGTCAAAGGAATGTAATGGGACTGAGCAAAAGCAAGAGAGTTGGAAGAAAGAGGAAACAAGGATCATGTCATTagaaactagttttgtgttatataaaatatatatgtgatgtTATGTGCATCCAATtagtttttttgtatataaagaGTTTCTCTAAAATAAGCTTTTATAAGGAAAGAAAAGTGTAGCTACTGAAGTCATGTAATGGCGATGTGAGatttgtagatatattatatatctataattataaatacattaagTATATATTTGTCTCCTCCATTTGATCCAAAAGTCATGTAATTGCAAATTGAAATTCCGGTTTGTGTATTATCAGAGAGAATTCATAACAATTGAGATCAACCCACCCACACACCCcaccccaaaaaaaaagaaaaaaattgtttaaatgaaaaaaaaaaatctaaaaggaTTATGAATTAATTTCAGATTTTATGTGTTGAACACCATTTTGTCTAATTTAATCTATGTAAATCAATTATATCATGCTCAGGtcaataatattatgtttacgatttctttttatttatctcaTGTATTAACCATTCATTAGtgtgttttcttgttttattaTCACCTAACTCCATAAAGAGTATGTTGATTGAGTTACAGAGTATTCTTACTCTATTTGGTTTCTTTACAGGCATGTAAGAGGGTATGTCTTTCCATATGggtcttcttgtttttttctattatacAACTAAAATGCACCCTTAGAAGGTGTTTTTTCACCGCAGTGATTGTATTTTCTTAGTTATGCATATTACTTAGAGAGCATTTTAGCAATTTTATTGAGAATTTTTGCATTGTTGCCTGATCAATGGGAGATGTGGAGACACTGTGACATGTGCTTTGTTTCAGACTGAAGTATGTTTTTGCGAGTGATGAATAAATGGAACCAGCTTTGGTGATTTTGAGCCTTCCATCAAGTAATTTTGTCAAGGTACAATACCTTTTTGCTTTCATTTTGGCTCCCCCATGGTATCTTGTTCCCATCAATTTGGGAAGTTTTACTAGGTGCAAAACTAAAACACAAGAAACTAAGGGTAAGAAACTTACTCTGTAGTGCTAATAAAGCAAAATGCATCAGGACACATCACCTTTGGACTGAGTCTTTTCTTTGTTAAATATAATTGTGTAGCTTTTGCATAGGTTTGAAAGAGATAACGTACCTGTATTTCGTTGTATTAATATCCTAGAAGTCTCATGTCTTGTGAGTTGTGACAGAGGATCTGAGTCTGCTTTGGTCGATCTGGCATACATGGATGAGAAGAAAGATTCAAGGAGGAGAAATGGTAAGCAGAGACATCTGAACATACTTGTTTCCATGAAGGAAGTCTGTTTCCTTTCCTCTCTTGTTTGTAGTGTTGATATGTATTTTTTCATTCAGTAAATATGACATGAACGTGTGCGT
This genomic stretch from Raphanus sativus cultivar WK10039 chromosome 3, ASM80110v3, whole genome shotgun sequence harbors:
- the LOC108844168 gene encoding zinc finger protein CONSTANS-LIKE 10; translation: MYADSGLMLSYMHNCPPDFQQIEDLFKSYKLSDDEMKNAFAKSTNISEYDIGEEGDLFKAPDPILEEPILAVDPLSAALTMISRGDDSSQGLCELPDLGSLQSGQELLDKAFYECEQDLMMKSAMESRFSDVLDVKNISIVTTAIDENQDLQKSVSLENLSSMDWSQHARQKEAVVVQNFPDFAQLDYDSVFGMRRAFSEGDIQKLGTCHFQSPLDMVIVSCTSDDRREKLSRYRNKKSRRNFGRKIKYACRKALADSQPRIRGRFAKTEERK